Proteins encoded in a region of the Candidatus Bathyarchaeia archaeon genome:
- a CDS encoding RIO1 family regulatory kinase/ATPase produces the protein MGEDFVPLSRLAENPYAQLLCYPRPTPGEAESRMMELDTLGVSGLVIRGGKNVGGLKVLGKGCMGIVVEGRKGREKVAVKIRRVDANRLDMSLEAEMLRRANNLGVGPRLIAHTRNFLVMEYVEGPYLDAWAAYRRRLASIKDVLRNLLKQCHTLDVAGLDHGELSNASKHVVVTKRGRPVILDFESASVGRRASNLTSLVQYIYFRANSPFPKILGEPPRRELIQALNQYKLDKKMFQTILKLTGLEGEKPKPG, from the coding sequence TTGGGTGAAGACTTCGTACCCTTGAGCCGACTGGCTGAAAATCCCTACGCGCAGCTTTTATGTTATCCGCGTCCAACACCAGGGGAGGCTGAGTCGAGGATGATGGAACTCGACACCCTGGGAGTGTCGGGTCTAGTGATCCGAGGCGGGAAGAATGTTGGGGGCTTAAAGGTTCTGGGTAAGGGATGCATGGGAATCGTTGTGGAGGGGAGAAAGGGACGTGAAAAGGTGGCGGTGAAAATTAGAAGAGTTGACGCTAACCGGCTCGACATGAGCCTAGAGGCGGAGATGCTTCGCAGAGCCAACAATCTAGGCGTTGGGCCTAGGCTGATCGCGCATACGAGGAACTTCCTCGTCATGGAGTATGTGGAAGGACCCTACCTCGACGCTTGGGCCGCCTATCGGCGTAGGCTGGCCTCCATAAAGGATGTTTTACGAAACCTCCTCAAGCAATGCCACACCTTAGACGTCGCCGGCCTAGATCATGGAGAGCTCTCCAACGCCTCGAAACACGTAGTCGTTACGAAGAGGGGTAGGCCCGTCATCCTGGACTTTGAATCCGCCAGCGTTGGAAGGAGGGCTTCAAACCTCACCTCCCTGGTTCAATACATATACTTTAGAGCTAACAGCCCATTCCCCAAGATCCTAGGGGAACCACCTCGCCGGGAGCTCATTCAAGCCTTAAACCAGTATAAACTGGATAAGAAAATGTTTCAAACCATACTCAAGTTAACCGGGTTAGAGGGC